Proteins from one Prevotella sp. E2-28 genomic window:
- a CDS encoding LuxR C-terminal-related transcriptional regulator, with protein sequence MKNHKMYEADDKMISLIRDNYDLLQMLGSFGINLGFGDKTVKETCESNDVDTYTFLAVVNYTANNYGEFESDEQLSVPTLLHYLEASHAYFLDFQLPYIRRELQESLNEHDSLAKLILRFYDEYAHEIRRHMKYEQKTLFPYVQSLIDGQPINDYNVDTFSKHHGATDKKLRELKLLIIKYLPQDGLHNNQLTATLHDIYENEVWLRQHAMVEDQIFVPAIRRLEQQTKQNDVTRNISEMVFKAGAGQNPDALSDREKDVIVALVQGMANKEIADHLCISVNTVITHRRNIARKLQIHSPAGLTIYAIVNELVDISSVKL encoded by the coding sequence TGGTATCAATCTGGGATTCGGTGACAAAACGGTTAAGGAAACGTGTGAGAGCAACGATGTTGATACGTACACTTTCCTAGCTGTAGTTAACTATACGGCTAATAACTATGGTGAGTTTGAATCAGATGAACAGTTGTCTGTTCCCACACTGCTGCATTATCTGGAAGCCAGTCATGCTTATTTTCTAGATTTCCAGTTGCCATATATACGTCGTGAGTTACAGGAGTCGCTTAATGAGCATGATAGTTTGGCAAAACTGATTCTCCGCTTTTATGACGAGTATGCCCACGAGATTCGTCGTCACATGAAATATGAGCAGAAAACATTGTTCCCCTATGTTCAATCCCTCATAGATGGCCAGCCCATAAATGATTATAATGTAGATACATTTTCAAAGCACCATGGGGCCACTGATAAGAAATTGCGTGAGTTGAAACTGCTCATTATTAAGTATTTGCCTCAAGATGGACTGCATAATAACCAGCTTACAGCCACCCTTCACGATATCTATGAGAATGAGGTGTGGCTGCGTCAGCACGCAATGGTAGAGGATCAGATATTCGTACCTGCCATTCGTCGCTTAGAACAACAAACCAAGCAGAACGATGTGACTCGCAATATCTCTGAAATGGTATTTAAGGCTGGGGCAGGCCAGAATCCTGATGCACTGTCCGATCGTGAGAAGGATGTGATTGTGGCTCTGGTACAAGGTATGGCAAACAAAGAGATAGCCGATCACCTTTGTATTTCCGTAAATACAGTGATTACCCATCGCCGTAATATTGCGCGAAAACTACAAATCCATTCACCAGCAGGACTTACCATCTATGCTATTGTGAATGAACTTGTAGATATCTCCAGTGTGAAACTATAG
- a CDS encoding nitroreductase family protein, with translation MDFLDLVKQRYSCRSYQEKSVEQEKLDYVMECVRFAPSAVNKQPWKFYIVKDESEKGKLRECYNRDWFNTAPMYIICSILHDEEWVRKDGKHHGDIDIAIAVEHLCLAATEQGLATCWVCNFNAEKCKEHFTFADNEEPAVLIPIGYAADEPKEKIRKDIKEICK, from the coding sequence ATGGATTTTTTAGATTTAGTCAAGCAGAGATATAGCTGTAGGAGCTATCAGGAGAAGAGTGTGGAACAGGAGAAGTTGGACTACGTGATGGAGTGCGTCCGATTTGCACCATCGGCAGTCAACAAGCAGCCGTGGAAGTTCTACATAGTGAAGGACGAGAGCGAAAAGGGCAAGTTGCGTGAGTGCTATAACCGCGACTGGTTTAATACGGCACCGATGTACATCATCTGCAGCATCCTGCACGACGAGGAATGGGTGCGCAAAGACGGCAAGCATCATGGTGACATTGATATAGCTATTGCAGTGGAGCATCTATGTCTGGCAGCCACAGAACAGGGACTTGCCACCTGCTGGGTATGTAACTTCAATGCAGAGAAATGCAAGGAGCACTTCACCTTTGCCGACAACGAAGAGCCTGCCGTACTGATTCCCATAGGCTATGCCGCTGACGAGCCGAAAGAAAAGATACGCAAGGATATTAAGGAAATCTGCAAGTAA
- a CDS encoding DUF1294 domain-containing protein produces MTEALLYCLLVINAVTFLVYGIDKVKAKQGSWRISEATLLILAVIGGSIGAFLGMKVWHHKTMHKKFKYGLPLILLAQMSLIYLLFVNLLL; encoded by the coding sequence ATGACAGAAGCTCTGCTATATTGTCTGTTAGTCATCAACGCCGTGACCTTCTTGGTCTATGGCATTGACAAGGTTAAGGCTAAGCAAGGTAGCTGGCGCATATCTGAAGCTACCTTGCTGATACTTGCAGTTATTGGCGGTAGTATAGGTGCTTTTCTTGGAATGAAGGTTTGGCATCACAAGACGATGCACAAGAAGTTCAAGTATGGACTTCCACTTATTTTGTTGGCCCAGATGTCACTTATATACCTACTATTTGTTAACTTGCTTTTGTAG
- a CDS encoding class I SAM-dependent methyltransferase — MGLLKSFFSQCARPEGALGRVMLSFMNYTHAPLTNWGLTLVDVQDGWTMLDVGCGGGFTIRRLLKRSKDAKVYGIDISEESVAKAKKVNTDVLDKQVFVTQGSAEELPYKDEMFDLVMAVETVYFWPNLLNCLQEVRRVLKPSGKFAILVEVVDSGSKWTSVVEGMTAYSPEVLRKLLDEAGFTQTEIHRKKPTYATIIGVKK, encoded by the coding sequence ATGGGATTATTAAAATCGTTTTTTAGTCAATGCGCACGTCCAGAGGGGGCACTCGGACGTGTGATGCTTAGTTTTATGAATTATACGCATGCCCCGCTGACCAACTGGGGACTGACGCTTGTAGATGTGCAAGACGGATGGACAATGCTTGATGTGGGCTGTGGTGGAGGTTTTACTATTCGCCGTCTGCTGAAACGGAGCAAGGATGCGAAGGTCTATGGCATTGACATCTCTGAGGAGAGTGTGGCGAAAGCTAAGAAGGTAAATACTGACGTACTCGACAAACAGGTATTTGTCACTCAGGGTTCTGCTGAGGAACTGCCTTACAAAGACGAAATGTTCGACCTTGTAATGGCAGTGGAGACCGTGTATTTCTGGCCCAATCTTCTAAACTGTCTGCAAGAGGTGCGACGTGTATTGAAGCCCAGTGGTAAATTCGCCATCTTGGTTGAGGTAGTAGATAGTGGTTCTAAGTGGACTAGCGTGGTGGAGGGTATGACTGCCTATTCGCCGGAAGTTCTGAGAAAGCTGCTCGATGAAGCAGGTTTTACCCAGACGGAAATTCACCGCAAGAAACCTACTTATGCCACGATTATCGGTGTAAAGAAGTAA
- a CDS encoding DUF4250 domain-containing protein, with translation MDYLPKDPAILVSSVNMLLRDEEFDTLESLCYNFGTEPKDIKNYLLGHGFVYSEKQKQFRPIGYDTVTR, from the coding sequence ATGGACTACCTGCCGAAAGATCCTGCTATACTTGTTTCGAGCGTGAACATGCTCCTGAGAGACGAGGAGTTTGACACGCTGGAATCGCTGTGCTATAACTTCGGCACAGAGCCAAAAGATATAAAGAATTACTTGCTCGGGCACGGATTCGTGTATAGTGAGAAGCAGAAGCAATTCCGTCCGATAGGATATGATACAGTAACAAGATGA
- a CDS encoding DNA methylase — MAEQRTYIAIDLKSFYASVECVDRGLDPLTTNLVVADVSRTEKTICLAVSPSLKAYGIGGRARLFEVVQRMREVNFERQSKAPGHRLTGKSSSDIELKQHPDWAVDYIAAPPQMAHYIEVSSKIYKIFLKYIAPEDIHVYSIDEVIMDVTAYLGTYKMTAHELAMKMIRDVLSQTGITATAGIGTNMYLCKVAMDIVAKKMPADKDGVRIAELDEMSYRRELWDYRPITKFWRVGRGIAEKLALYGVDTMGKLARMSVQNEETLYRLFGVNAELLIDHAWGWEPCTMEAVKAYRPETNSFSSGQVLQEPYDFKKARVVIQEMAEGMALDLVSKRLVTDQLVLTVGYDAENLTRPEIRETYHGEITTNYYGKAVPKHAHGTFNFEKPTSSSRQIMDGAAELFDRCVNTDFLIRRLNLTTNHVVTEASVAAKENTPQQLDLFTDYEALEKQQQEEKAKRDKERRMQEAQLKIKQRFGKNAILRGLNFEEGATAKERNKQIGGHKA, encoded by the coding sequence ATGGCAGAACAGCGGACATATATTGCCATCGATCTGAAGTCATTTTATGCTTCAGTAGAGTGTGTGGACAGAGGGCTTGACCCGCTGACCACGAATCTTGTGGTGGCTGACGTGAGCCGCACGGAGAAAACAATCTGTCTGGCAGTGTCGCCATCTTTGAAAGCTTACGGCATCGGTGGAAGAGCGCGACTGTTCGAAGTGGTGCAACGGATGCGTGAGGTGAATTTCGAACGTCAGAGCAAGGCGCCAGGTCATCGTTTGACAGGCAAATCCTCATCCGACATAGAATTGAAACAGCATCCGGACTGGGCTGTTGACTATATTGCAGCACCTCCTCAGATGGCACACTACATCGAGGTCAGCTCGAAGATTTATAAGATTTTTCTGAAATATATAGCACCTGAGGACATCCATGTCTATTCCATTGACGAGGTAATCATGGACGTGACAGCCTATCTTGGCACATACAAAATGACAGCCCATGAGTTGGCAATGAAGATGATTCGCGACGTTCTTAGTCAGACGGGCATCACTGCTACGGCTGGCATCGGTACAAATATGTATCTATGTAAGGTGGCGATGGATATTGTGGCCAAAAAGATGCCTGCCGACAAGGACGGTGTACGTATCGCCGAACTGGATGAAATGTCGTATCGACGAGAACTTTGGGACTACCGCCCGATAACGAAGTTCTGGAGAGTAGGACGCGGTATTGCTGAGAAGTTGGCTCTGTATGGCGTTGACACGATGGGCAAACTGGCCCGGATGTCCGTACAGAATGAAGAAACGCTTTATCGGCTCTTCGGCGTGAATGCAGAACTGCTGATAGACCATGCCTGGGGCTGGGAGCCATGTACGATGGAGGCGGTAAAGGCATATCGGCCAGAAACAAACTCCTTCAGTAGCGGACAAGTGCTTCAGGAACCATACGACTTTAAGAAGGCTCGTGTGGTGATACAGGAGATGGCAGAGGGGATGGCACTCGACTTAGTATCAAAACGACTGGTGACAGACCAACTGGTGCTGACTGTCGGTTATGATGCAGAGAACCTGACACGTCCTGAGATTCGCGAGACATATCATGGTGAGATTACCACCAACTATTACGGCAAGGCTGTGCCTAAACATGCTCACGGCACGTTCAACTTCGAGAAGCCTACATCGTCATCGAGGCAAATCATGGATGGTGCAGCTGAACTCTTTGACCGCTGCGTAAATACAGACTTTCTGATTCGCAGGCTGAACCTGACCACGAATCATGTGGTAACGGAGGCATCTGTTGCTGCAAAGGAAAATACGCCACAGCAGCTTGACCTCTTTACCGACTACGAGGCGTTGGAAAAGCAGCAACAAGAGGAAAAAGCAAAACGCGACAAAGAGCGCCGGATGCAGGAAGCACAGTTGAAAATCAAGCAGCGTTTCGGCAAGAACGCCATTCTCAGAGGTCTAAACTTTGAGGAGGGTGCCACCGCCAAGGAACGAAATAAACAGATAGGAGGACATAAGGCTTAA
- a CDS encoding permease: MHDFLLSLLNVVCEMAPYLLLGFFIAGVLHVFVPQKFYANYLSQNNKFSVLWAALLGVPLPLCSCGVIPTAIGLKNEKASKGAIASFLIATPQTGIDSILATFSLMGLGFAIIRPTAALITGVCGGLLVNRLVREDDIKNNTTTSCQVESGNRIWRVLKYTYYDMLRDIGLRLLIGLVVAALIQVAVPDEFFLSFGSQPLLQMLVILVIAVPMYICSTGSIPVAAALMMKGLSPGAALVMLMAGPAVNLASFLVVHKSMGRRFTSIYLMTIVGFAVLFGLLLNATGWDFTIAAQDACCMNSSVLPSPFKIICATVLTLLIIFALMMKFFSKFTAPKPLDPDVTVYRVEDMHCSHCEAAVVRAVEKVPGVEKAKASASANTLTIKGPATEETIRAAVEGIGYTFKGKA; this comes from the coding sequence ATGCACGACTTCCTACTATCACTCCTGAATGTGGTCTGCGAAATGGCTCCCTACCTGTTGCTGGGATTCTTCATCGCAGGCGTGCTGCATGTATTCGTACCGCAGAAGTTCTATGCCAATTATCTTTCGCAGAACAATAAGTTTTCCGTGCTTTGGGCGGCGCTGTTGGGTGTACCCCTGCCGCTGTGTTCGTGTGGTGTTATTCCTACGGCTATCGGCTTGAAGAACGAAAAGGCTTCAAAGGGAGCCATTGCTTCGTTTCTCATTGCCACACCACAGACGGGCATCGACTCTATCTTGGCCACCTTCTCGCTGATGGGACTGGGCTTTGCTATTATCCGTCCTACAGCAGCACTCATCACAGGCGTTTGCGGTGGACTGCTGGTGAACCGACTGGTACGCGAGGATGATATAAAGAACAACACAACTACATCATGCCAAGTGGAAAGTGGCAACAGGATTTGGCGTGTACTGAAGTATACCTATTATGATATGCTTCGCGACATCGGCCTGCGACTTCTTATCGGACTTGTTGTTGCGGCATTGATTCAGGTAGCTGTACCTGATGAGTTTTTTCTCAGTTTCGGCAGTCAACCACTGTTGCAGATGCTGGTAATCTTGGTTATCGCCGTACCGATGTATATCTGTTCAACAGGTAGCATCCCAGTAGCTGCAGCCTTGATGATGAAGGGACTCTCGCCAGGTGCGGCACTAGTAATGTTGATGGCCGGGCCTGCAGTAAATCTCGCCTCTTTCCTCGTGGTTCACAAATCGATGGGACGCCGTTTCACTTCTATCTATCTGATGACCATCGTAGGCTTTGCTGTCCTCTTTGGTCTGCTACTCAATGCTACGGGCTGGGACTTCACTATTGCCGCTCAGGATGCGTGCTGCATGAATTCATCCGTCCTGCCCAGTCCGTTCAAGATTATTTGCGCCACAGTATTAACATTATTAATTATATTTGCTCTTATGATGAAGTTTTTCAGCAAGTTTACCGCCCCAAAGCCCTTAGACCCCGACGTGACAGTCTATCGTGTCGAGGATATGCATTGCAGCCATTGCGAGGCTGCCGTAGTCCGTGCCGTTGAGAAAGTGCCTGGCGTTGAGAAAGCCAAGGCCAGTGCCTCTGCCAACACCCTCACCATCAAAGGCCCCGCCACAGAAGAGACCATACGTGCTGCCGTTGAGGGTATCGGCTATACGTTTAAAGGAAAGGCTTAA
- a CDS encoding MBL fold metallo-hydrolase yields the protein MKCTVLSDNRSCDSRLSTEHGLSILLETERHRILLDTGASDLFIRNAEILGFDLSNVDYVFISHGHSDYAGGLRYFLEHNQKAKVIASPDAMSGKFFSKRGNLHSITADWPEIDAARLILIDQTCEIAEGIHVIAHIPQVHPMPKGNQNLYLQNANGDFIHDDFRHELGLYVDGLLFTGCAHSGLENILAACPWPVHTVVGGFHLLDGLETDEEIIVLTQRLKTKYPNAKFYTSHCTGDRVFEVMKSVMGEQLQFFRCGTMNEWREYADH from the coding sequence ATGAAGTGTACTGTATTATCAGATAATCGAAGCTGTGATAGCCGTCTATCGACAGAGCACGGCCTTTCTATTCTATTGGAAACAGAACGGCATAGGATTCTGCTTGATACAGGAGCAAGTGACTTGTTTATCCGAAACGCTGAAATATTGGGCTTTGACCTAAGCAATGTGGATTATGTTTTCATTTCCCACGGACATAGCGACTATGCAGGAGGTTTACGGTATTTCTTGGAGCATAATCAAAAGGCAAAGGTTATCGCCTCGCCCGATGCCATGAGTGGAAAATTCTTTTCTAAACGGGGAAATCTGCATAGCATTACTGCGGATTGGCCGGAGATAGACGCTGCCAGACTCATTCTGATAGACCAGACCTGTGAGATAGCAGAAGGTATCCATGTGATTGCCCATATCCCTCAGGTTCATCCAATGCCCAAGGGCAATCAGAATCTCTATCTACAGAATGCTAATGGAGATTTTATCCATGATGATTTCCGTCATGAGTTGGGCCTATACGTCGATGGCCTGCTATTCACAGGCTGTGCTCATAGCGGACTGGAGAATATTCTTGCAGCCTGTCCTTGGCCTGTCCATACCGTTGTTGGTGGTTTTCATTTACTTGACGGACTGGAGACAGATGAAGAAATAATAGTTTTGACTCAAAGACTGAAAACAAAATATCCTAATGCGAAGTTCTATACAAGTCATTGTACAGGCGACCGTGTGTTTGAGGTGATGAAGAGCGTGATGGGCGAACAACTGCAGTTTTTCAGATGTGGTACAATGAACGAATGGAGAGAGTATGCCGACCATTGA
- a CDS encoding secondary thiamine-phosphate synthase enzyme YjbQ, which translates to MVQQIEITLQPKRRGFHLVTSEIVSQLPKLPKTGIVNIFTKHTSCGLSINENCDPDVRVDMENIFNRLVPENRPEYEHTLEGADDMPAHAKSTLSGVSITIPITDGRLNLGTWQGIYFCEYRNYGGARELVVTIIGE; encoded by the coding sequence ATGGTACAACAAATTGAAATAACCCTACAGCCGAAACGCCGTGGCTTCCATTTGGTGACAAGTGAGATAGTGAGTCAGTTGCCAAAGCTGCCGAAGACAGGTATCGTGAATATTTTCACGAAGCACACGAGTTGTGGACTGAGTATCAACGAGAACTGTGATCCTGATGTTCGTGTTGATATGGAAAACATCTTTAATCGATTGGTTCCCGAGAACCGCCCTGAGTACGAGCATACGCTGGAAGGTGCCGACGATATGCCTGCTCACGCCAAATCCACGCTGAGTGGTGTCAGCATCACCATCCCCATCACCGATGGCCGCTTGAACCTCGGCACCTGGCAAGGCATCTACTTCTGCGAGTACAGGAATTACGGTGGTGCAAGAGAGTTGGTCGTAACAATTATTGGAGAATGA
- a CDS encoding flavin reductase family protein, protein MKSFKSTAWLLPQPVLIIGTYDKEGKPNAMNAAWGGQWDMKEIIISLGSHQTTDNLAVNPEFTVAFATAETMVASDYVGIASGRNTPDKMEKTGWTIEKAPNVNAPVFKEFPMTLECRVKQKLDESETGYYLVAEIVNILCDEKYLAEDGKPDVEKMGLITFDPVHHSYIQLGKTVGKAFSDGKQLK, encoded by the coding sequence ATGAAGAGCTTTAAATCAACTGCGTGGCTGTTGCCACAACCCGTGCTGATTATCGGCACTTACGACAAAGAAGGTAAGCCCAACGCCATGAATGCTGCTTGGGGCGGTCAGTGGGATATGAAGGAAATCATCATCTCACTTGGTTCGCATCAGACGACGGACAACCTGGCTGTGAATCCTGAGTTCACAGTTGCCTTTGCTACAGCAGAGACGATGGTAGCTTCTGACTATGTAGGCATCGCCAGTGGCAGGAATACGCCTGACAAGATGGAGAAGACAGGCTGGACTATCGAGAAGGCTCCAAATGTAAATGCTCCTGTGTTCAAGGAGTTCCCGATGACGCTGGAATGCCGCGTGAAGCAGAAGCTTGACGAGAGCGAGACAGGTTATTACCTTGTGGCTGAAATCGTCAACATCCTCTGTGACGAGAAGTATTTGGCTGAGGACGGTAAGCCCGATGTGGAAAAGATGGGACTGATTACCTTCGATCCTGTTCACCATTCCTATATCCAACTTGGAAAGACCGTAGGCAAGGCGTTCTCCGACGGTAAGCAACTGAAATAA
- a CDS encoding pyridoxamine 5'-phosphate oxidase family protein, which produces MRKASRQMDAAFALEVLDKAPYVTVSMTRPDGTPYGLPLSLARTDERTFYFHGALEGDKLDCIAHCPTVFLSAVTKCAPIVGPKDGSFTLQYKSATAVGKAEIVTDREEKIAALRAICQRFLPHHMDAFDDAISRSIERTAVVRITLTESPVGKRKQYDKQGEEMKWGRME; this is translated from the coding sequence ATGAGAAAAGCAAGTCGACAAATGGACGCCGCCTTCGCATTGGAGGTATTGGATAAGGCTCCATACGTGACAGTAAGCATGACGCGACCTGATGGGACTCCATACGGATTACCCCTGTCATTGGCTCGCACTGATGAGAGAACGTTCTATTTCCATGGTGCCCTGGAGGGTGACAAATTGGACTGCATAGCACACTGTCCGACGGTTTTTCTGTCGGCTGTTACCAAATGTGCGCCTATAGTTGGCCCTAAAGACGGGAGTTTTACGTTACAGTACAAGTCTGCAACAGCTGTTGGAAAAGCAGAGATCGTGACGGACCGCGAAGAGAAGATTGCTGCATTGAGGGCCATCTGCCAGCGTTTCCTTCCTCATCACATGGATGCTTTCGATGATGCCATCAGTCGCAGCATCGAACGTACTGCTGTAGTGCGCATTACCCTGACAGAGTCTCCTGTTGGCAAGCGCAAACAGTATGACAAACAGGGCGAAGAGATGAAATGGGGTCGAATGGAATAA
- a CDS encoding GlsB/YeaQ/YmgE family stress response membrane protein, giving the protein MLEHIADFTAWPILTGILIGYVANRIMSGEGKGCCMNLIVGIVGSYVGTFISHLLNIELLGKGYLTNFVFCVVGSITVLWLWKKLFD; this is encoded by the coding sequence ATGTTAGAACACATTGCAGATTTTACAGCCTGGCCGATACTGACAGGCATCCTTATTGGTTATGTAGCCAACCGCATTATGAGTGGTGAGGGGAAGGGGTGTTGTATGAACCTTATCGTGGGCATTGTCGGCAGTTATGTTGGCACATTCATCAGTCACCTGCTGAACATAGAACTGTTAGGTAAGGGGTATCTGACTAACTTCGTGTTTTGCGTGGTAGGTTCAATAACTGTATTATGGCTTTGGAAGAAACTGTTTGACTGA